The DNA window CTTATCTTTTAAGCTATGGAATTTCACAGTTATTTGTAGGCGGAATTCTGGATAGTATCGGACGTTATCGTCCCAAGTTAGTCGCTTTATTTCTATTGATCATCAGTAGTATTCTGATTACCATGACCAATAGCATTCTGCTGATCTGCCTGCTTCGTATTCTTCAGGGAGCGGCGGTTTCAGTGCTTGTAGTGGCTACGCGAGCTATTTTTGTTGACATTTATGATTCTGAACGGGTAAAACATTATCTGAGCTATTTTACCATTGTCTGGTCCTGCGGGCCTATTCTAGCTCCTTTCCTTGGAGGTTATCTGGAGAAATTATTTAACTGGCATGCCAATTTCTATTTTCTGGCTTTTTATGCAGGATTTCTATTTTTGTTCGAATGGTTTTTCAGTGAAGAAAGTCTTCCACAGAAAAAGAAACTTGACCTTTCAGAAAATATCAGCTTGTACAAAATGATGCTTAAAAATAAAATTTTCATGCTGGGAATCTTTATTTTAGGCTTAAGCTATTCTATTGTCATGCTATTCAATATTACAGGACCGTTTATTATTGAAAATACTTTTCACTTTACTCCTGTAGTCATTGGTTATTGTACTCTGATTTTAGGTTTTTCCTGGATGATAGGTGGTTTTATAGGGAAGCGAAGACTTTCGTTAGACTTCGGGCCAAGGATTTTACAGCCTATTTTACTACAGCTGATCCTGATTGCAGGCCTGATTACTACCAGTTTCTTTGCTGAAGATCTTTTCATTATGATTCCTTTTGCCTTTTTCATCCACATCTGTTCAGGGATTTTATTTACCTCATTTTTCACCACAAGTATGTTGTATTTTCCTAAAAATGCAGGTACAGCCGGCGGATTAATGGGTGGATTGGTATATGTTATCACTTCTGTAACAAGTTTCATTATTTCTGTAACAGGAACGGTGACGGAACAAAAAGGACTGGCATGGCGGTATTTAATGATAGCCATCATCCTTCTCGGGATTATACTCATTATGCATCAGGCCGTAAAAAAAGAAAAAGCAGAGAATTAATCTCTGCTTTTTTTTATTCCAAAAAGGAATGTCTTCTCTTCTTTTTTATCATCAATGAAAGGTTTCTGATCAGGATGATACTTTCGAACTACATTTAACTACTTTCAAATAAGCCTCTGTCGCTAAATCAATGATAATTTAGCATCAATGATTCATTGTACAATGATGACTGTAAAAACACAGATTTTATATACAACGATTTCCAAGAGTTAAAAAAAGAAATCAGCAGACGGCAACTTATATATTTTCAACTTC is part of the Chryseobacterium lactis genome and encodes:
- a CDS encoding MFS transporter produces the protein MLREASEQRIRLITIMAFVSIPLSGFVTDIYLPSFPSMARELSVSEKDIQITLTSYLLSYGISQLFVGGILDSIGRYRPKLVALFLLIISSILITMTNSILLICLLRILQGAAVSVLVVATRAIFVDIYDSERVKHYLSYFTIVWSCGPILAPFLGGYLEKLFNWHANFYFLAFYAGFLFLFEWFFSEESLPQKKKLDLSENISLYKMMLKNKIFMLGIFILGLSYSIVMLFNITGPFIIENTFHFTPVVIGYCTLILGFSWMIGGFIGKRRLSLDFGPRILQPILLQLILIAGLITTSFFAEDLFIMIPFAFFIHICSGILFTSFFTTSMLYFPKNAGTAGGLMGGLVYVITSVTSFIISVTGTVTEQKGLAWRYLMIAIILLGIILIMHQAVKKEKAEN